One Syntrophales bacterium genomic window carries:
- a CDS encoding DNA cytosine methyltransferase, with product MDQKKKTIKGEINAVDFFCGIGGFSIAVRGTNVRIVAAIDQSHVALDVYRLNFPNHVIYQWNLETVKAEKIAKLGASMWWLSPPCQPYTVRGRGRDVNDPRARSLLRILEIVDQMEPALRPVYFALENVEGFASSRMHEVLLDVFNRRGYRYCEYLLCPTHLGIPMRRPRYYFVASQKELNSLNLEHYTNKKPLINFINGSPSSYEDSLILGKDIIERFGKGFHVVSPLDPDAYVTCFTGGYGKSLMHSGSYLKCPHGIRRFSPDEIARLMGFPPDFRFPEGMTTRVKWRLLGNSLSIDAVRKVLETFPAIQWDEVY from the coding sequence ATGGATCAAAAAAAGAAAACCATCAAAGGCGAGATCAATGCCGTTGATTTCTTCTGCGGAATAGGTGGTTTCAGCATCGCGGTAAGAGGGACAAATGTACGCATTGTAGCAGCTATTGACCAGAGCCATGTAGCTCTCGATGTGTACCGTCTAAATTTCCCGAATCACGTGATTTACCAATGGAATTTGGAAACGGTAAAGGCTGAAAAAATAGCTAAACTTGGAGCTTCAATGTGGTGGCTATCTCCGCCCTGCCAACCTTACACGGTTCGTGGGCGGGGTAGAGATGTAAACGATCCCCGAGCTCGAAGTTTGCTGCGCATATTGGAAATCGTCGATCAAATGGAACCAGCTCTACGTCCTGTATACTTTGCTCTAGAAAATGTAGAAGGATTTGCTAGTTCACGAATGCATGAGGTTTTACTGGATGTTTTCAACCGCCGGGGATATCGTTATTGTGAATATCTTTTGTGTCCCACCCATCTGGGAATACCTATGCGCAGACCACGGTACTACTTTGTTGCATCCCAAAAAGAACTAAATTCCTTGAATCTTGAACACTACACTAACAAGAAACCTCTCATTAACTTCATTAATGGAAGTCCTTCTTCCTATGAGGACTCATTGATTCTCGGAAAAGATATAATAGAGCGCTTCGGTAAAGGCTTTCATGTCGTTTCTCCACTCGATCCCGACGCCTATGTTACGTGCTTTACGGGAGGGTACGGTAAATCCCTAATGCATTCAGGATCATACTTGAAATGTCCCCATGGCATCCGGCGATTTTCACCCGATGAAATTGCCCGTTTAATGGGTTTCCCACCTGATTTCCGCTTTCCAGAAGGCATGACTACCCGAGTTAAATGGCGTCTCTTGGGTAACAGCCTTTCCATCGATGCAGTTCGGAAGGTACTGGAGACGTTTCCTGCAATACAATGGGATGAGGTTTACTGA
- a CDS encoding Dabb family protein — translation MLIHVVLIKFKKETTDEEIEILEQALNTLPQRIAEIKGYEFGRDILRTERSYDFALVARFDDTEALKRYQNHPDHIPVLMKVLEMAEAVIAVDFVQ, via the coding sequence ATGTTGATTCACGTGGTTCTAATAAAATTCAAGAAGGAAACAACGGACGAGGAAATCGAGATATTGGAACAGGCTCTCAACACTCTTCCTCAAAGAATTGCAGAAATAAAGGGATACGAATTTGGACGGGATATCTTGCGTACTGAAAGGTCATATGATTTTGCACTTGTGGCCCGATTTGACGATACGGAGGCCTTGAAACGTTATCAGAATCATCCGGACCATATCCCAGTTCTCATGAAGGTACTCGAGATGGCGGAAGCTGTAATAGCAGTTGACTTTGTTCAGTAA
- the lptG gene encoding LPS export ABC transporter permease LptG, which translates to MKLFRIINRYILSVFLSSLILILVSLISVYLIVDFFGKLRMFISNHASYSQVLRFFLHMIPVITTQMVPAAILLATLVTFGSLSRYNEIVAFKANGISIYSVALPVILAVMIMTPALFFFSELIVPKCLEKAEYIRLVEVQKRKRSGSFKQNQIWYRGAEGIYNFHIFDEQSNTIRGVTLNFFDKNFELVKRIDAEKAVWNNGKWEFYNVFVITFTDGNYPELEFKEKVAIEIPEKPEDFKHLQKDAEKMGFFELFSYVKKLNREGYDTTRYIADLHSKVAMNVICIIFVLLGIGFSLRKEKGVTLTQSIGAGVLIGFSYWLVHAFSLSLGRAGVLPPIPAAWAADFIFVVVAYLVLRRVHT; encoded by the coding sequence ATGAAACTCTTTCGCATCATTAATCGTTATATTCTCAGTGTATTCCTCTCAAGTTTGATTCTTATTCTCGTGTCACTGATTTCAGTTTATTTGATAGTGGACTTCTTTGGTAAACTTCGTATGTTTATAAGCAATCACGCATCTTATTCTCAGGTGCTACGGTTCTTCTTACACATGATTCCTGTAATTACCACTCAGATGGTTCCAGCCGCTATTCTTCTGGCGACACTCGTGACTTTCGGCAGCTTATCCAGGTACAATGAGATTGTTGCCTTTAAGGCTAACGGAATAAGCATCTATAGCGTAGCATTACCTGTGATTCTGGCTGTTATGATTATGACACCTGCACTTTTCTTCTTCAGTGAATTAATTGTGCCTAAATGTTTAGAAAAGGCAGAATACATCCGCCTTGTAGAAGTTCAGAAAAGAAAAAGATCCGGATCTTTTAAACAAAATCAGATATGGTATCGGGGAGCGGAGGGTATATACAATTTTCACATTTTTGACGAGCAGTCTAACACCATAAGAGGTGTAACTCTGAACTTTTTTGATAAAAACTTCGAGTTAGTAAAACGAATTGATGCGGAAAAGGCCGTTTGGAATAATGGCAAGTGGGAATTTTATAACGTTTTTGTCATAACGTTTACGGATGGAAACTATCCAGAGCTGGAGTTCAAGGAGAAAGTTGCGATAGAAATTCCTGAGAAACCCGAAGATTTCAAACATCTTCAGAAAGACGCTGAAAAAATGGGTTTCTTTGAACTATTTTCCTATGTAAAAAAACTGAACCGTGAGGGATATGATACCACACGTTACATTGCCGATCTGCACAGCAAAGTTGCCATGAATGTCATATGTATTATATTCGTGTTGTTGGGGATCGGTTTTTCACTCCGGAAAGAAAAAGGCGTAACTTTAACGCAGAGCATAGGTGCTGGAGTACTCATAGGTTTTTCCTACTGGCTTGTTCACGCTTTCTCTCTCTCGCTAGGTAGGGCTGGAGTATTACCACCAATCCCAGCAGCGTGGGCAGCGGACTTCATATTCGTTGTCGTTGCCTATCTAGTGCTTAGAAGGGTACATACGTAG
- a CDS encoding MBL fold metallo-hydrolase yields MKIDNDIYVYEWTDYFENNCNSYYVGGDARVLIDPGLLKYVPQLLKRMAADGIDTENIRCVINTHSHPDHFEGSVFFYDKNTVVGLHIDEVNFLKGVGGQLYHLFGLDAPESKIDILLQEGELLLGSERFEILHLPGHSPGSIAIYDLNRKALFSGDVIFDQSVGRTDFPGGNGSLLKKSILRLAALDIDYLLPGHMGIIIGRQAVQRNFHMVVQHIFPYI; encoded by the coding sequence ATGAAAATTGACAACGATATTTATGTTTACGAGTGGACAGATTACTTTGAAAACAACTGTAATTCATATTATGTAGGAGGAGATGCCCGAGTCTTAATTGATCCAGGTCTTTTGAAATACGTGCCTCAGCTTCTGAAAAGGATGGCGGCCGATGGTATCGATACCGAGAATATCCGTTGTGTCATAAATACCCATTCCCATCCTGACCATTTTGAAGGTTCTGTGTTTTTTTATGATAAGAACACAGTGGTGGGATTGCATATAGATGAGGTTAATTTCTTGAAAGGTGTAGGAGGTCAACTCTATCATTTATTTGGTCTAGATGCTCCCGAATCGAAGATTGATATACTTCTTCAAGAAGGAGAACTACTGCTCGGGAGCGAGCGCTTTGAAATTCTCCATCTTCCCGGTCACTCCCCCGGTTCAATTGCGATCTACGATCTCAATAGAAAAGCTCTTTTCTCGGGGGATGTTATTTTCGATCAGAGTGTTGGCCGAACTGACTTCCCTGGCGGAAATGGGAGTCTGCTGAAAAAAAGCATTCTTCGCTTGGCAGCACTGGATATAGATTATCTGTTACCAGGACACATGGGTATCATCATTGGCAGACAAGCGGTCCAGCGTAATTTTCACATGGTCGTGCAACACATATTTCCCTATATTTGA
- the lptF gene encoding LPS export ABC transporter permease LptF — protein sequence MKKIIDVYIFREIALPFMIVLFILTFVLLMGKILQLMDLMINKGVNVLHVALFVFYILPALLLFTIPISLLVSTMMSLGRMASDNEITALKASGVSLLRLAAPIFVFGFIAFIFCLFLSYYLVPAGNHAAKNLMFNVARQKANIGIKEKVFNDDFHGLLIYADYVPTRGSYMERVFICDSRLSNVTSTIVSQRAYVITDKETLAVILRLRDGSVHSLEKASKRYRRIDFSIYDVKLELSSPEAAEKKDRKKTTSEMSVSELKKKLQSGGLNERERRELEIEIYKKLSIPTSCLIFAFIAVPLGIKKHRTGRSRGFVMGLLIVLAYYLLRLGGEALAETGRIITILGVWIPNIVFGVISIYLFVQAVGEKGMISYFKQK from the coding sequence ATGAAGAAAATCATAGACGTATACATATTTCGGGAGATAGCTCTACCCTTTATGATTGTTCTTTTCATTTTAACGTTTGTGCTCCTTATGGGTAAGATTCTGCAACTCATGGATCTTATGATTAACAAAGGGGTTAATGTCCTTCATGTTGCACTGTTTGTGTTTTATATCTTACCTGCTCTTCTTTTGTTCACCATTCCCATCTCACTTCTTGTAAGCACTATGATGTCTCTCGGCCGCATGGCCAGCGACAATGAAATAACAGCTTTAAAAGCATCAGGTGTTAGTTTACTACGCCTTGCAGCACCAATTTTTGTTTTTGGATTTATAGCATTTATCTTTTGTCTATTTTTGAGTTATTACCTTGTTCCAGCTGGGAATCATGCGGCTAAGAATTTGATGTTTAACGTTGCTCGCCAGAAAGCCAATATTGGAATCAAGGAGAAGGTATTCAACGATGATTTTCACGGACTTCTCATATATGCGGATTATGTTCCGACGCGGGGATCGTATATGGAACGGGTGTTTATCTGTGATAGCAGGCTCTCTAATGTTACGAGCACAATTGTTTCCCAACGAGCCTATGTGATAACGGATAAAGAGACTCTCGCAGTAATACTGAGACTTCGAGATGGTAGTGTTCACTCCTTAGAGAAGGCTTCTAAAAGATATCGAAGGATCGATTTTTCCATTTACGATGTTAAGCTCGAACTGAGTTCGCCAGAAGCTGCGGAAAAGAAAGATAGAAAGAAGACAACGTCCGAAATGAGTGTCTCTGAGTTGAAAAAGAAGTTACAGAGCGGTGGTTTAAATGAACGGGAAAGGAGGGAATTGGAGATTGAAATTTATAAAAAATTATCGATTCCCACATCCTGTCTTATATTTGCTTTTATAGCTGTACCCCTTGGTATTAAGAAACATAGGACGGGTCGTTCACGGGGGTTCGTAATGGGATTATTAATTGTTCTTGCATATTATTTGCTGCGTTTAGGGGGGGAGGCCTTGGCAGAAACAGGAAGAATAATTACCATCTTAGGTGTTTGGATACCCAATATAGTCTTCGGTGTTATTTCTATTTACCTTTTTGTACAGGCCGTGGGTGAAAAGGGTATGATTTCGTATTTCAAGCAAAAATGA
- the panC gene encoding pantoate--beta-alanine ligase, producing MKVFTKVREMQAFSESLRKEGKIIAFVPTMGYFHEGHLNLMREGRKRGDCLVVSIYVNPTQFGPNEDLNRYPRDFERDSRLARDVGVDVIFYPPDEEMYPPNYQTYVNVEKVTQNLCGISRPGHFRGVTTVCCKLFNIVKPHVTIFGKKDFQQLVTIKRMVADLNIDLEVVAMPTTREPDGLAMSSRNVYLSPGERVSALSLSKSLKLAKDMYEQGERDAGSIISEVRRFIESHPYTKIDYVKICDTATLEDVQKIEGECVIALAVFVGSARLIDNYVFGEELHI from the coding sequence ATGAAGGTATTCACTAAAGTTAGAGAAATGCAAGCTTTCTCAGAATCTCTGAGGAAGGAGGGAAAGATCATCGCCTTTGTTCCCACCATGGGTTACTTCCATGAGGGGCATTTGAACCTCATGCGCGAGGGCCGGAAGCGGGGTGATTGTTTAGTGGTAAGCATTTATGTGAACCCCACTCAATTTGGTCCCAATGAAGATTTGAACCGGTATCCTCGTGATTTTGAAAGAGATTCAAGGTTAGCACGTGATGTGGGAGTTGATGTGATATTTTATCCTCCCGACGAAGAAATGTATCCGCCCAACTACCAGACTTATGTTAATGTTGAGAAGGTCACTCAGAACCTATGCGGTATTTCAAGACCTGGTCATTTCCGAGGTGTAACGACTGTGTGTTGCAAACTTTTCAACATAGTGAAACCCCACGTTACAATCTTTGGAAAAAAGGATTTTCAGCAGCTGGTGACCATAAAGAGAATGGTGGCTGATTTGAATATCGATCTGGAAGTTGTAGCTATGCCCACAACGAGAGAACCCGACGGTCTTGCCATGAGTTCTCGTAACGTTTATTTGAGCCCTGGGGAAAGAGTCTCAGCTTTAAGTCTCAGCAAATCCCTAAAGCTGGCAAAGGATATGTATGAACAAGGGGAAAGAGATGCGGGAAGTATCATTAGCGAAGTTAGGCGTTTCATAGAATCCCACCCATATACGAAAATTGATTACGTTAAGATTTGCGACACTGCAACACTAGAGGATGTTCAAAAGATAGAAGGGGAGTGTGTTATTGCCCTCGCCGTATTTGTTGGATCGGCGAGACTCATTGACAATTACGTTTTTGGAGAAGAACTCCATATTTAA
- a CDS encoding HU family DNA-binding protein, with the protein MNKGDLVNELVSVVGKKKVAEAAVNCILDTITEALKKGESVTLVGFGTFKVAKRAARTGRNPQTGKPLKIKAKKVPKFVPGKNLKEAVAK; encoded by the coding sequence ATGAACAAAGGAGATTTGGTGAATGAATTAGTGTCAGTAGTGGGAAAGAAAAAAGTAGCAGAGGCAGCTGTAAATTGTATTTTGGACACTATCACAGAAGCTCTCAAGAAAGGAGAATCTGTAACGCTCGTTGGTTTTGGTACGTTCAAGGTTGCAAAAAGAGCTGCCAGAACGGGCAGAAATCCCCAAACAGGAAAGCCTTTAAAAATTAAAGCTAAAAAGGTTCCAAAATTCGTACCCGGCAAAAACCTGAAAGAAGCGGTGGCGAAGTAG
- a CDS encoding DUF502 domain-containing protein, producing MKKKIRQIFITGLVVTIPIGFTLYVFFFLIGIMDNVLSVIPEKYRPDILFGFHIPGLGVLATITIVFLSGLLAKSYIGDRIVRFGEYLFNNIPVVRSVYVGTKRVVDSVLISNRQNFKKVVLIEFPRPGVYAVALVMGDAPKQVVESLGKPSVSVFVPTTPNPTSGYLVIVPVDELKEIDMGIEDAITFIISCGIVFPTEKKPELTSPRFTV from the coding sequence TTGAAAAAAAAGATCCGTCAAATATTTATTACCGGTTTAGTTGTAACTATCCCTATAGGATTCACGTTGTATGTCTTCTTCTTCCTCATAGGGATAATGGACAATGTACTCAGCGTGATTCCAGAGAAGTACCGCCCAGATATTCTTTTTGGATTTCACATTCCTGGACTGGGAGTCTTGGCAACAATAACGATTGTTTTTCTCTCTGGATTGTTAGCGAAAAGTTACATCGGTGACAGAATCGTTCGATTTGGGGAATACCTCTTTAACAATATACCAGTGGTGAGGAGTGTTTATGTAGGCACAAAAAGGGTGGTTGACAGTGTTCTTATAAGCAATCGCCAAAATTTTAAAAAAGTAGTTCTCATTGAATTTCCCCGTCCTGGTGTATACGCTGTAGCTCTAGTTATGGGAGATGCCCCAAAACAGGTAGTTGAATCCCTGGGTAAGCCTTCAGTGAGTGTTTTCGTCCCCACAACGCCAAATCCCACCTCAGGTTATCTCGTGATTGTCCCCGTAGACGAATTAAAAGAAATCGATATGGGTATCGAGGATGCTATAACTTTCATTATTTCATGCGGTATTGTATTTCCAACCGAAAAAAAGCCAGAACTGACATCACCACGTTTCACAGTATAA
- the ahcY gene encoding adenosylhomocysteinase, producing MAYLKIDPSLQYKVADISLASWGREEMKLAENEMPGLMAIRKKYGPKKPLKGKKIMGSLHMTIQTAMLIETLKELGADIRWASCNIFSTQDHAAAAIAKADSAAVFAWKGESIEEYWWCTEQALTWPDGSGPDLIVDDGGDATLFIHLGVKVEKDPSILDQDPENKDLRALMERLRVSYEMDKTRWQRIASKVLGVSEETTTGVNRLYRLAKKGELLFPAINVNDSVTKSKFDNLYGCRESLADGIKRATDIMIAGKTVVVCGYGDVGKGCAQSMRSLGARVIVTEVDPICALQAAMEGYEVRTLDEIVSKADIFVTATGCCNVITGRHMERMKNEAIVCNIGHFDSEIEMSYLENNPKCKKTTIKPQVDRWTLESGHSIIVLAEGRLVNLGCATGHPSFVMSASFTNQCLAQMELAKGKYKPGVYRLPRHLDEEVARLHLKRLGVKLTKLTKEQAKYLGVPVKGPFKPEHYRY from the coding sequence ATGGCCTATTTGAAGATAGATCCAAGCCTACAATACAAAGTTGCCGATATATCCCTTGCTTCGTGGGGAAGAGAGGAGATGAAATTGGCTGAGAACGAAATGCCGGGACTTATGGCCATAAGGAAAAAGTATGGTCCCAAAAAGCCTTTAAAAGGAAAAAAAATTATGGGCAGTCTGCACATGACAATACAAACGGCCATGCTGATAGAAACGCTTAAAGAACTGGGTGCAGACATTCGTTGGGCATCCTGCAATATATTTTCCACACAGGATCATGCAGCAGCGGCGATAGCTAAAGCTGACTCCGCAGCAGTTTTTGCCTGGAAAGGGGAGTCAATCGAGGAATACTGGTGGTGTACAGAACAAGCCCTGACGTGGCCTGATGGGTCAGGGCCTGATCTCATTGTTGATGATGGTGGAGATGCAACTTTATTTATACATCTTGGGGTTAAAGTGGAAAAAGACCCCTCGATTCTCGATCAAGATCCGGAAAATAAAGATCTGCGAGCACTCATGGAACGCCTAAGGGTCAGTTATGAAATGGACAAAACCCGGTGGCAAAGGATAGCATCAAAGGTACTAGGGGTATCAGAAGAAACTACCACAGGTGTGAACCGACTTTACAGACTGGCAAAAAAAGGAGAGCTTCTTTTTCCCGCTATAAATGTTAATGATTCAGTAACTAAATCAAAATTCGACAATCTATATGGGTGCAGAGAATCCTTGGCAGACGGTATAAAAAGGGCAACAGACATTATGATCGCAGGAAAAACAGTGGTTGTCTGCGGCTATGGGGATGTGGGTAAGGGATGTGCACAATCCATGCGGAGTCTGGGGGCCAGAGTAATAGTCACTGAGGTGGATCCAATCTGTGCCTTACAAGCAGCTATGGAGGGCTACGAAGTGCGGACACTAGATGAAATAGTTTCCAAAGCGGATATTTTTGTAACGGCAACAGGTTGTTGTAACGTGATCACAGGCCGCCACATGGAAAGGATGAAGAACGAAGCGATAGTCTGCAATATAGGTCATTTCGACAGTGAAATTGAGATGAGCTACCTGGAGAACAATCCCAAATGTAAAAAAACAACTATCAAACCACAGGTTGATAGGTGGACTCTAGAATCGGGACATTCGATAATAGTCCTTGCGGAAGGTAGACTTGTAAATCTAGGATGTGCAACGGGACACCCCAGCTTTGTTATGAGTGCAAGCTTTACTAACCAATGTTTAGCTCAGATGGAACTGGCAAAAGGTAAATACAAACCGGGCGTTTATCGATTGCCTCGCCATCTCGATGAGGAAGTGGCCAGATTACATCTGAAGCGTCTCGGTGTTAAGTTAACAAAGTTAACAAAAGAACAGGCTAAATACCTTGGTGTCCCCGTGAAGGGGCCCTTCAAACCCGAGCATTATCGATACTGA
- a CDS encoding DUF4301 family protein has translation MLESSGISEIDLKRFKENLPRYAFYDDLVELGKKSGRCVDNLLLEGEYREVLKLILSENGLNYGNLPKALLKFHRYRNGTRTALEEQIVEAAQYVRDKHNICLIHFTVSENHLCLVKDYVENLRPRFEKFLDCILEISLSTQSKRTDTITLTLDNKPYVLPNGFLFFRPGGHGALFHNLCEIKGDIIFLKNIDNCSCDRNRAIYVHYKKILGGYLLHLQYKIFSLIEVLNEGHPDESELSLMEEFCKNKLFINLERTSDFRTRKEQLLNILNRPLRVCGVVRNEGEPGGGPFWVKHSDGRSYPQIVEESQVDFQNISQRDIWQSATHFNPVDIVCGVKDHKGRNFDLRRFSDPETYTVSIKSERGQEIKALEYPGLWNGSMAFWNTVFVEAPIDTFNPVKVVDDLLRFSHQACEL, from the coding sequence ATGTTGGAAAGCTCTGGGATATCGGAGATTGATCTAAAACGCTTCAAGGAAAACCTTCCCCGCTATGCCTTCTATGACGATTTAGTCGAATTAGGGAAAAAAAGTGGGAGATGTGTAGACAATCTCCTTTTAGAAGGAGAATACAGAGAGGTACTAAAGCTTATACTATCCGAAAACGGTCTAAATTATGGAAATCTGCCAAAAGCGCTTTTAAAGTTTCATAGGTACAGAAACGGCACACGAACGGCTCTTGAGGAGCAAATTGTAGAGGCAGCTCAATACGTCCGGGACAAACACAATATTTGCCTCATACACTTTACCGTATCTGAAAATCATCTTTGTTTGGTAAAAGACTACGTCGAAAATCTCCGTCCGAGATTTGAAAAGTTTCTAGACTGTATATTGGAGATAAGTTTATCAACACAAAGCAAACGAACGGATACTATAACCCTCACACTGGACAATAAACCATACGTACTACCTAATGGGTTTTTATTTTTTCGCCCTGGAGGTCACGGGGCTTTATTCCACAATCTCTGCGAGATAAAAGGCGACATAATTTTCCTTAAAAATATTGATAACTGTTCCTGTGATCGAAACAGAGCGATCTACGTCCATTACAAAAAAATTCTTGGTGGCTACCTATTGCATCTGCAATACAAAATTTTCTCGTTAATAGAAGTTCTAAATGAGGGTCATCCCGACGAAAGTGAGTTGTCACTGATGGAAGAGTTTTGCAAAAATAAGCTGTTTATAAATTTAGAAAGAACTTCCGATTTTAGAACGCGAAAAGAACAGTTGCTAAACATCTTAAATCGACCTTTGCGCGTTTGCGGAGTAGTCAGAAATGAGGGGGAACCTGGAGGTGGACCTTTTTGGGTCAAGCATAGTGACGGTAGATCTTACCCGCAGATTGTTGAGGAATCCCAGGTAGATTTCCAAAATATATCGCAGAGAGATATCTGGCAATCAGCAACACATTTTAATCCAGTGGACATAGTCTGTGGTGTTAAAGATCACAAGGGCAGGAATTTCGACCTGAGGAGATTTTCTGATCCAGAGACCTACACGGTATCAATTAAGTCGGAAAGAGGTCAGGAAATCAAAGCCCTGGAGTACCCAGGATTGTGGAACGGAAGCATGGCTTTCTGGAACACCGTTTTTGTGGAAGCTCCCATTGATACCTTTAATCCCGTTAAAGTCGTCGATGACCTTCTGAGATTTTCACATCAAGCTTGTGAACTTTAG
- a CDS encoding aspartate 1-decarboxylase, whose translation MQRFMLKSKLHRARVTDADLHYEGSITIDELLMEAANILPYEKVAVYNVTNGERFSTYAIKGERGSGVICMNGAAAHKASKGHIVIIATYVLVDEKDAVNWMPTCILLDENNRIKS comes from the coding sequence ATGCAAAGATTCATGTTAAAATCAAAATTGCACCGTGCCAGGGTTACCGATGCCGACTTACACTATGAGGGAAGCATAACCATTGATGAGCTACTCATGGAAGCCGCAAACATACTGCCTTATGAAAAAGTGGCAGTGTATAACGTGACCAATGGGGAACGTTTTTCAACGTATGCTATAAAAGGAGAGCGAGGGTCAGGAGTCATTTGTATGAATGGTGCCGCAGCACATAAAGCTTCTAAAGGTCACATAGTGATAATCGCAACTTATGTGTTGGTTGATGAGAAGGACGCTGTTAACTGGATGCCAACATGCATACTCCTCGATGAAAACAACAGGATAAAATCCTGA
- a CDS encoding kinase/pyrophosphorylase, translating to MARRSIFFISDGTAITAETLGHSLLTQFNHIQFDYYTIPFVDTVEKAKITVVRINQEADRTQSTPIVFSTLISPEIREIIKQSKAKVYDLFDVFISPLEQEFSEKSSQVVGKFHSLLNLDNYDVRIDAVNFALNTDDGKSTRDYNRADIVIIGVSRAGKTPTCLYLGLQFGIYAANFPLTEDDLLKPGRGLPKVLIPFRRKLFGLTIHPERLHKIREQRRPGSRYASLLQCQAEVRAAESLFLAEKIPFLNITTMSVEEIAAKITLEASLERRIF from the coding sequence GTGGCAAGGAGATCCATTTTCTTTATTTCTGATGGTACAGCCATAACGGCGGAAACACTGGGACATAGTCTTTTAACGCAGTTTAATCATATCCAATTTGATTATTATACCATTCCCTTTGTAGATACAGTGGAAAAAGCAAAAATTACGGTGGTGCGGATAAACCAGGAGGCCGATAGGACCCAATCGACACCTATTGTATTCAGTACTCTAATTTCTCCAGAGATAAGGGAAATTATCAAGCAAAGCAAGGCAAAAGTCTATGATCTTTTTGATGTATTCATATCACCTTTAGAACAGGAGTTTAGTGAAAAATCTTCTCAAGTTGTGGGAAAATTTCATAGTCTTTTGAATCTTGATAATTACGACGTTCGCATCGATGCTGTTAATTTCGCATTGAACACTGATGATGGAAAATCTACCAGAGATTATAACAGAGCGGACATTGTAATCATTGGTGTGTCAAGAGCGGGAAAAACACCTACATGCCTTTATTTAGGACTTCAGTTTGGCATATACGCTGCTAATTTTCCTTTAACGGAAGATGATCTTCTGAAACCGGGAAGGGGATTACCAAAGGTCTTAATCCCCTTCAGGAGAAAGCTCTTCGGACTCACTATTCATCCTGAAAGACTTCATAAGATTAGGGAACAGCGACGCCCAGGAAGTCGTTACGCTTCCCTGTTACAGTGTCAAGCAGAGGTTAGAGCTGCAGAATCTTTATTTCTGGCTGAAAAAATACCTTTTTTAAATATAACCACTATGTCGGTCGAAGAGATTGCTGCTAAAATCACGCTCGAAGCCAGCCTAGAGAGAAGGATTTTCTGA
- the rfbC gene encoding dTDP-4-dehydrorhamnose 3,5-epimerase has translation MPFNFHQLEIPDVVLIEAVKFTDERGFFMESYKLSEFLSHNIPGPFVQDNLSYSVRNTLRGLHYQKSPYSQGKLVMVYVGEIFDVAVDIRRGSPTYGKWVGIHLSGNSGLMVYIPEGFAHGFCVLSEYALVGYKVTKEYHPPSDRGIIWNDPDIAVEWPIENPILSPKDANLPTLSKADNNF, from the coding sequence ATGCCATTCAACTTTCATCAACTTGAGATACCCGATGTTGTGCTTATAGAGGCGGTGAAGTTTACCGACGAGCGTGGGTTCTTTATGGAGAGCTACAAATTGTCGGAATTTTTATCGCATAACATACCAGGTCCTTTTGTGCAGGATAACTTGTCGTACTCGGTAAGAAACACCCTTCGTGGTTTACACTATCAGAAAAGCCCCTATTCACAGGGTAAACTGGTGATGGTCTATGTAGGTGAAATATTCGATGTTGCTGTGGATATAAGAAGAGGTTCCCCAACCTACGGAAAATGGGTAGGAATCCACCTATCGGGAAACAGTGGACTCATGGTATATATCCCCGAAGGTTTTGCTCACGGATTCTGCGTTCTGAGTGAATACGCACTTGTAGGTTACAAGGTAACCAAAGAGTACCATCCCCCGAGTGATCGGGGTATTATCTGGAACGATCCAGACATAGCTGTTGAGTGGCCCATTGAAAATCCGATTTTATCTCCCAAAGATGCCAATCTTCCCACCCTAAGTAAAGCGGATAACAACTTTTGA